A single genomic interval of Acidovorax sp. 1608163 harbors:
- a CDS encoding amino acid deaminase, which yields MTEEFLLDHRCKGYPLHATPCRPADLGQRGWNVLAGDLPLPIAVIRESALAHNLAWMQAYAERKGVALAPHGKTTLSPELFAEQLQAGAWGLTFATVYQLSVGVEAGARRAIIANQVLCDADLDGLHALLQRHADLRVWFLIDSLAQLRCIEDWAERRGHTARGEKRLDTLLEMGVPGQRTGCRTLEEALALAQAMAQSPAVQLGGVECYEGGVARCDSEHDAREVTALVRRVTEVARACDAQDLFADAEILLTAGGSAVFDLVIPLLRTQGLSQPVLGVLRSGCYVTHDHGNYQRFLKHVEQREGLDASLRPALEVWTMVQSVPEPGLALLTGGRRDVSYDLEMPVPVRWAPRHERRAASTPTGWTVSALNDHHAYLRYDPSAGPAPAVGDRVALGISHPCTTFDKWRWLPLVNDEGTITRAISTRF from the coding sequence ATGACCGAAGAATTCCTGCTTGACCACCGCTGCAAGGGCTACCCGCTGCACGCAACGCCCTGCCGCCCCGCCGACCTGGGCCAGCGCGGCTGGAACGTGCTGGCGGGCGACCTGCCCTTGCCCATCGCCGTCATCCGCGAAAGCGCCCTGGCCCACAACCTGGCCTGGATGCAGGCCTATGCCGAGCGCAAGGGCGTGGCCCTGGCGCCGCACGGCAAGACCACGCTGTCGCCCGAGCTGTTTGCCGAGCAGCTGCAGGCGGGCGCCTGGGGCCTGACCTTTGCCACTGTGTACCAGCTCAGCGTAGGGGTGGAGGCCGGTGCGCGCCGCGCCATCATTGCCAACCAGGTGCTGTGCGATGCTGACCTGGACGGGCTGCACGCGCTGCTGCAGCGCCACGCCGACCTGCGCGTGTGGTTCCTCATCGACAGCCTGGCGCAGCTGCGCTGCATTGAAGACTGGGCCGAGCGACGCGGCCACACTGCGCGCGGTGAAAAGCGCCTGGACACCCTGCTGGAGATGGGCGTGCCCGGCCAACGCACCGGCTGCCGCACGCTGGAAGAAGCCCTGGCGCTGGCCCAGGCCATGGCCCAATCGCCCGCCGTACAGCTGGGCGGTGTGGAATGCTACGAAGGCGGCGTGGCCCGCTGCGACAGCGAGCACGATGCACGCGAAGTCACGGCCCTGGTGCGCCGCGTGACCGAAGTGGCCCGCGCGTGCGATGCGCAGGACCTGTTTGCCGATGCGGAGATCCTGCTCACCGCAGGCGGCTCGGCCGTGTTCGACCTGGTCATCCCGCTGCTGCGCACCCAAGGGCTTTCCCAGCCCGTGCTGGGCGTGCTGCGCTCGGGCTGCTACGTCACGCACGACCATGGCAACTACCAGCGCTTTTTGAAGCATGTGGAGCAGCGCGAGGGACTGGACGCCTCGCTGCGCCCCGCGCTCGAAGTCTGGACCATGGTGCAATCGGTGCCCGAGCCCGGGCTGGCCCTGCTCACTGGCGGGCGGCGCGATGTCTCGTACGATCTGGAGATGCCCGTGCCCGTGCGCTGGGCGCCGCGCCACGAGCGCCGCGCTGCCAGCACCCCCACCGGGTGGACGGTGAGCGCGCTCAACGACCACCACGCCTACCTGCGCTACGACCCTTCGGCAGGCCCCGCCCCCGCCGTGGGCGACCGGGTGGCCCTGGGCATCTCGCACCCCTGCACCACTTTTGACAAATGGCGCTGGCTGCCGCTCGTGAACGACGAAGGCACCATCACCCGCGCCATCAGCACCCGTTTTTGA
- a CDS encoding sugar kinase, whose protein sequence is MTAAKQPVWDVVALGEALVEFNQTRPGEPQYLQGFGGDTSNAVIAAARAGARTAYLTRLGSDAFGQALLDLWAREGVDTSAVERDAQHPTGIYFVAHGAAGHEFSYLRAGSAASRMAPAWLEQTSTDAPANGPAAVLQQCRILHVSGISLAVSASACDTAYEAMRVARAAGARVAFDPNLRLKLWPLARARACIAHAVSLCDIFLPGLDDMAALLGLHDADAIADWGHAQGAATVVVKLGADGVLLSSADPAVPRQRVPGRSVVLVDATGAGDCFDGNLLARLALGDDLAAAVAYANTAASLAVQGFGAVAPLPTAQQVRAVMPGL, encoded by the coding sequence ATGACTGCGGCCAAACAACCCGTGTGGGACGTGGTGGCGTTGGGCGAGGCGCTGGTGGAGTTCAACCAGACGCGCCCTGGCGAGCCGCAGTACCTGCAGGGCTTTGGGGGCGACACCAGCAACGCGGTGATTGCCGCCGCCCGCGCAGGCGCACGCACCGCGTACCTCACGCGCCTGGGCAGCGATGCCTTTGGCCAGGCGCTGCTGGACCTGTGGGCGCGTGAGGGCGTGGACACCTCGGCGGTGGAGCGCGATGCGCAGCACCCCACGGGCATCTACTTTGTGGCGCACGGTGCGGCCGGGCACGAGTTCAGCTACCTGCGCGCGGGCTCGGCCGCGAGCCGCATGGCACCGGCGTGGCTGGAACAGACGTCGACGGATGCACCGGCGAATGGGCCCGCTGCCGTGCTACAGCAGTGCCGCATCCTGCATGTGTCGGGCATCTCGCTGGCGGTGTCGGCCTCGGCCTGCGACACGGCTTACGAGGCCATGCGCGTGGCCCGGGCGGCCGGTGCGCGCGTGGCGTTCGACCCCAACCTGCGCCTGAAACTCTGGCCCCTGGCGCGTGCGCGGGCCTGCATTGCGCATGCGGTGTCGCTGTGCGACATCTTCCTGCCGGGGCTCGATGACATGGCTGCGCTGCTGGGCCTGCACGATGCCGATGCGATTGCCGACTGGGGCCACGCGCAGGGCGCGGCCACGGTGGTCGTCAAGCTGGGGGCCGATGGCGTGCTGCTGAGCAGTGCCGACCCCGCCGTGCCGCGCCAGCGGGTGCCGGGCCGCAGTGTTGTGCTGGTGGATGCTACCGGCGCGGGCGACTGCTTTGACGGCAACCTGCTCGCGCGCCTGGCGCTGGGCGACGACCTGGCCGCTGCGGTGGCCTATGCCAACACGGCGGCATCGCTGGCCGTGCAGGGCTTTGGCGCCGTGGCGCCGCTGCCCACGGCGCAGCAGGTGCGGGCGGTAATGCCGGGGCTCTGA
- a CDS encoding ABC transporter ATP-binding protein, with the protein MTSPTMSAAPRLEVSGLSTSFATDAGRIQSVADVSFAIHPGETLALVGESGSGKSVTSLTLMGLHARTSQAQVTGQAWFVQRDGRKVDLLAMPEADKRTLRGNELAMIFQEPMTSLNPVLTVGEQIAESARLHLKMDRSTALAHARRMLELVEIPAAAQRVHEYPHQLSGGMRQRVMIALAMACNPTLLIADEPTTALDVTIQAQILALMGRLQKETGMSMLFVTHNLGVVAQYADAVAVMYAGRIVESARVHDLFARPEHPYTRGLLACLPGVARRQAQATDHAIAAGRRKLVAIPGQVSSPLAPPPGCAFAPRCTRQQADCTHAMPALEATGPRRMVRCLHREEHAEPTEVSA; encoded by the coding sequence ATGACCTCCCCCACGATGAGCGCCGCGCCCCGGCTCGAAGTCAGCGGCCTGTCCACCTCTTTTGCCACCGATGCGGGCCGCATCCAGAGCGTGGCCGATGTGTCCTTTGCCATCCACCCCGGCGAGACGCTGGCGCTGGTGGGCGAGTCGGGCTCGGGCAAGTCCGTCACCAGCCTCACCCTCATGGGCCTGCACGCCCGCACCTCGCAGGCGCAGGTCACGGGCCAGGCCTGGTTCGTGCAGCGCGACGGCCGCAAAGTCGATTTGCTGGCCATGCCCGAGGCCGACAAGCGCACGCTGCGCGGCAACGAGCTGGCCATGATCTTCCAGGAGCCCATGACCAGCCTGAACCCGGTGCTGACAGTGGGCGAGCAGATTGCCGAGTCGGCCCGCCTGCACCTGAAGATGGACCGCAGCACCGCGCTGGCCCACGCCCGCCGCATGCTGGAGCTGGTTGAGATTCCCGCCGCTGCGCAGCGCGTGCATGAGTACCCGCACCAGCTCTCGGGCGGCATGCGCCAGCGCGTGATGATCGCGCTGGCCATGGCCTGCAACCCCACGCTGCTGATCGCCGACGAGCCCACCACGGCGCTCGACGTGACCATCCAGGCGCAGATCCTCGCGCTGATGGGCCGGCTGCAGAAGGAGACCGGCATGAGCATGCTGTTCGTCACGCACAACCTGGGCGTGGTGGCGCAGTACGCCGACGCCGTGGCGGTGATGTACGCCGGCCGCATAGTCGAATCAGCCCGCGTGCACGACCTGTTCGCGCGGCCCGAGCACCCCTACACGCGCGGCCTGCTGGCCTGCCTTCCCGGTGTGGCGCGGCGGCAAGCGCAGGCAACTGACCATGCAATAGCTGCCGGGCGGCGCAAGCTGGTGGCCATTCCGGGCCAGGTATCGAGCCCCCTCGCGCCCCCGCCCGGCTGTGCCTTTGCGCCGCGCTGCACACGCCAGCAGGCCGACTGCACCCACGCCATGCCTGCGCTGGAAGCCACCGGCCCGCGCCGCATGGTGCGCTGCCTGCACCGCGAGGAACACGCCGAACCCACCGAGGTGAGCGCATGA
- the rocF gene encoding arginase, whose amino-acid sequence MTQQPPPPHPALRPAHPTSLIGAPTDIGAGARGASMGPEALRVAGLQAALESHGLQVFDRGNLSGPSNPWQPPVDGYRHLPEVAQWNRLVYDAVYAELQLGHLPILLGGDHSLGLGSISAVARHCAESGKKLRVLWLDAHADFNTSELTPSGNVHGMPVACLCGFGPAELTQLAAMPGGGPALHPSQIRQIGIRSVDEGEKRFVHEQGLEVFDMRAIDEVGMRQVMERALAGMDAHTHLHVSFDVDFLDPDIAPGVGTTVPGGPTYREAQLCMEMIADSGRLASLDIVELNPALDVRNKTAVLAVDLVESLFGKSTLMRTRPV is encoded by the coding sequence ATGACCCAACAGCCCCCGCCCCCCCACCCGGCCCTGCGTCCCGCCCACCCCACCAGCCTGATTGGCGCGCCCACCGACATTGGCGCGGGCGCACGCGGCGCATCCATGGGCCCTGAGGCCCTGCGCGTGGCGGGGCTGCAGGCGGCGCTGGAGTCGCACGGGCTGCAGGTGTTTGACCGGGGCAACCTGAGCGGCCCCTCCAACCCCTGGCAGCCCCCGGTGGACGGCTACCGCCACCTGCCCGAAGTGGCACAGTGGAACCGGCTGGTGTACGACGCCGTGTATGCCGAGCTGCAACTGGGCCACCTGCCCATCCTGCTGGGCGGCGACCACAGCCTGGGCCTGGGCAGCATCAGCGCCGTGGCCCGCCACTGCGCAGAAAGCGGCAAGAAGCTGCGCGTGCTCTGGCTCGATGCGCATGCCGACTTCAACACCAGCGAACTCACCCCCAGCGGCAATGTGCACGGCATGCCCGTGGCCTGCCTGTGCGGCTTTGGCCCGGCCGAGCTGACCCAGCTGGCGGCCATGCCCGGCGGCGGCCCGGCGCTGCACCCTTCGCAAATCCGACAGATTGGCATCCGCAGCGTGGACGAGGGCGAAAAGCGCTTTGTGCACGAGCAGGGCCTGGAGGTGTTTGACATGCGCGCCATCGACGAGGTGGGCATGCGCCAGGTGATGGAGCGCGCGCTGGCAGGCATGGACGCACACACCCACCTGCATGTGAGCTTTGACGTGGATTTTCTGGACCCCGACATTGCGCCCGGCGTGGGCACCACCGTGCCCGGCGGCCCCACCTACCGCGAGGCGCAGCTGTGCATGGAGATGATCGCCGACAGCGGCCGCCTGGCCTCGCTCGACATCGTGGAGCTGAACCCCGCGCTGGACGTGCGCAACAAGACCGCTGTGCTGGCGGTGGACCTGGTGGAGTCGCTGTTTGGCAAGAGCACCCTGATGCGCACGCGGCCTGTGTGA
- a CDS encoding ABC transporter substrate-binding protein produces MQTSGTNLVQHPLPTLELRGRRNLLGAAALTAALTLACSASWAQTAPATPSKGGAANLAMVGEPQGLDPMVSTADLVGTIMQHVYEPLYTFDANWAIAPMLAEGLPTVSKDGLTYTIPLRKGVKFHNGREMTADDVVASLQRWMELNPRGKAVGKEVASLTAKGALAVELKLKTPYAPLLAQLALPSGMAAIMAKESIAPQLKDFVGTGPYQFKERRPDQFTVLVRFDGYASRKEAASGYAGKREALLDELRFVPVPSANTRVEGALSGQFQYADLLPVEAIGRIEKGAPAVVPIVTKNFGFPYIVFNTKEGVLASQPLRRAVQTAVGTGELLAAGFGDNRFFVVEPNFFPKGTPYYSDAGSKLYNERNPQAAKEQAAKASYGGQPVRIMASRQYEFHYNMALVMSEQLKKAGFKTELQVVDWATLVQRRNDPKLWDVYFTHSGLFPEPMLSPPQLGDGAPGWWESDAKKSSLAAFNQETDPAKRGPLWGKVQQVVYDEVPFIEVGKFNGLSARSAKLQGYTPAIWPFFWNTGLAK; encoded by the coding sequence ATGCAAACGTCTGGAACCAACCTGGTGCAGCATCCGCTGCCAACGCTTGAACTGCGGGGCCGCCGCAACCTGCTGGGTGCAGCGGCGCTGACCGCCGCCCTCACCCTGGCCTGCAGCGCCAGCTGGGCCCAAACGGCCCCCGCCACCCCGTCCAAGGGCGGCGCCGCCAACCTCGCCATGGTGGGCGAGCCCCAGGGCCTGGACCCCATGGTGAGCACAGCCGACCTGGTGGGCACCATCATGCAGCACGTGTACGAGCCGCTGTACACCTTCGATGCCAACTGGGCCATCGCCCCCATGCTGGCGGAGGGCCTGCCCACCGTCTCCAAAGATGGGCTGACCTACACCATCCCCCTGCGCAAGGGCGTGAAGTTCCACAACGGCCGCGAGATGACGGCCGATGATGTGGTGGCCTCGCTGCAGCGCTGGATGGAGCTGAACCCCCGTGGCAAAGCCGTGGGCAAAGAGGTCGCCTCGCTCACCGCCAAGGGCGCACTGGCCGTGGAGCTGAAACTGAAAACCCCTTACGCACCGCTGCTGGCCCAGCTGGCCCTGCCCAGCGGCATGGCCGCCATCATGGCCAAGGAGAGCATTGCGCCGCAGCTCAAGGACTTCGTCGGCACCGGCCCCTACCAGTTCAAGGAACGCCGCCCCGACCAATTCACCGTGCTGGTGCGTTTTGACGGCTACGCCAGCCGCAAGGAAGCCGCCAGCGGCTACGCAGGCAAGCGCGAGGCGCTGCTTGATGAGCTGCGCTTTGTGCCCGTGCCCAGCGCCAACACACGCGTCGAAGGCGCGCTCTCGGGCCAGTTCCAGTACGCCGACCTGCTGCCCGTGGAGGCTATTGGCCGCATCGAAAAAGGCGCCCCTGCCGTGGTGCCCATCGTGACCAAGAACTTTGGCTTTCCGTACATCGTGTTCAACACCAAGGAAGGCGTGCTGGCCTCGCAGCCGCTGCGCCGCGCGGTGCAAACCGCCGTGGGCACGGGCGAGCTGCTGGCCGCAGGCTTTGGAGACAACCGCTTCTTTGTGGTGGAACCCAACTTCTTCCCCAAGGGCACGCCCTACTACTCGGACGCGGGCAGCAAGCTCTACAACGAGCGCAACCCGCAAGCCGCCAAAGAGCAGGCGGCCAAGGCCAGCTACGGCGGCCAGCCCGTGCGCATCATGGCCAGCCGCCAGTACGAGTTCCACTACAACATGGCGCTGGTGATGTCCGAGCAGCTCAAGAAGGCGGGCTTCAAGACCGAGCTGCAGGTGGTGGACTGGGCCACGCTGGTGCAGCGCCGCAACGACCCCAAGCTGTGGGACGTGTACTTCACGCACTCGGGCCTGTTCCCCGAGCCCATGCTCTCGCCCCCGCAGCTGGGTGACGGTGCGCCCGGCTGGTGGGAGTCTGACGCCAAGAAATCCAGTCTGGCCGCCTTCAACCAGGAGACCGACCCGGCCAAGCGCGGCCCGCTGTGGGGCAAGGTGCAGCAGGTGGTGTACGACGAAGTGCCGTTCATCGAGGTGGGCAAGTTCAACGGCCTGTCGGCCCGCTCGGCCAAGCTGCAAGGCTACACACCGGCCATCTGGCCGTTCTTCTGGAACACGGGACTGGCCAAGTAA
- a CDS encoding MurR/RpiR family transcriptional regulator, which yields MSKPTPTSLLQQLRERQPDLPEAQRSVVRVVLDDPRAAVVATVEQLAQQAGVSMPTIVRTCRSFGHDSVREFMVALAQDLAVSGSHLHRSVLADDSAQDVASKIVHAAVSSLTELGRNLDAEVLDRVAERLAQARRIDCYSVGAASTFMASELQSRLFRLGCTANAIFDAHQQLVSASTLGPDGVAFVISHVGRMPYALEAARFARSQGATVVALTQPGTPLAEVADLVLAVSVPQDAVMRVGTEAYLAHLVVIEILTVRLAQKLGPVATRGLQQFKQLLHKHGFDSAEYVGAFDSHAGQSHSSAASQAPNPSRGLAAEE from the coding sequence ATGTCCAAACCAACCCCTACCAGCCTGCTACAGCAACTGCGTGAGCGCCAGCCCGACCTGCCCGAGGCGCAGCGCAGCGTGGTGCGCGTGGTGCTGGACGACCCACGCGCCGCCGTGGTCGCCACCGTGGAGCAACTGGCCCAGCAGGCGGGCGTGTCCATGCCCACCATCGTGCGCACCTGCCGCAGCTTTGGCCACGACTCGGTGCGCGAATTCATGGTCGCCCTGGCGCAGGATCTGGCTGTGTCGGGCTCGCACCTGCACCGCAGCGTGCTGGCCGATGACAGCGCGCAGGACGTGGCCAGCAAGATCGTGCACGCGGCCGTGTCGTCGCTGACCGAGCTGGGCCGCAACCTCGACGCCGAAGTGCTCGACCGCGTGGCCGAGCGGCTGGCGCAGGCGCGGCGCATCGACTGCTACTCGGTCGGTGCCGCCTCCACCTTCATGGCCAGCGAGCTGCAAAGCCGCCTGTTCCGCCTGGGCTGCACGGCCAACGCGATTTTTGATGCGCACCAGCAGCTCGTGTCGGCCAGCACGCTGGGGCCCGATGGCGTGGCCTTTGTCATCTCGCACGTGGGCCGCATGCCCTATGCACTGGAGGCGGCCCGGTTTGCAAGATCCCAAGGCGCCACCGTGGTGGCGCTGACGCAGCCCGGCACGCCGCTGGCGGAGGTGGCCGACCTGGTGCTGGCCGTGTCGGTGCCGCAGGACGCCGTGATGCGCGTAGGCACCGAGGCCTATCTGGCCCACCTGGTGGTGATTGAAATCCTGACCGTGCGCCTGGCGCAAAAGCTGGGCCCCGTGGCCACCCGCGGGCTGCAGCAGTTCAAGCAGCTGCTGCACAAACACGGTTTTGACAGCGCCGAGTACGTCGGTGCCTTTGACAGCCACGCGGGCCAGAGCCACTCCAGCGCCGCCAGCCAAGCCCCTAACCCATCGCGCGGCCTGGCCGCAGAGGAATGA
- a CDS encoding ABC transporter permease encodes MNPSPSFWHRLRAVLRRLFARKVVLASAIVIVLVASIAVVFPWVSDADPNALSISERLHAPSGTHWAGTDELGRDVLLRIVHGARYSLLIGLVTAAGAVLLGTLLGMFAGFFRKLDAPLMRVVDAMMSFPDILLGIALVSILGVSLWNVMLALVIVYTPRVARVVRATTLVLRELLFVDAARALGVRTHLILWRHILPNLMSPILVQVTFIFAYAILAEAGLSFLGVGVPPDIPTWGTMIAGSLDYADKAFWTIFAPGVAIVLTALSLQMLGDGVRDLLDPKLKKTV; translated from the coding sequence ATGAACCCGAGCCCTTCCTTCTGGCACCGCCTGCGGGCCGTGCTGCGCCGCCTGTTCGCCCGCAAGGTGGTGCTGGCCTCAGCCATCGTGATTGTGCTGGTGGCCAGCATCGCTGTCGTCTTCCCCTGGGTGTCCGATGCGGACCCCAACGCCCTGTCGATCAGCGAACGGCTGCACGCGCCTTCGGGCACGCACTGGGCGGGCACCGACGAGCTGGGCCGCGATGTGCTGCTGCGCATCGTGCACGGCGCGCGCTACTCGCTGCTGATTGGCCTGGTCACCGCCGCAGGCGCCGTGCTGCTGGGCACGCTGCTGGGCATGTTTGCGGGGTTCTTTCGCAAGCTGGATGCACCGCTGATGCGCGTGGTGGACGCGATGATGTCCTTCCCCGACATCCTGCTGGGCATCGCCCTCGTGTCCATCCTCGGCGTGTCGCTGTGGAACGTGATGCTGGCGCTGGTCATCGTCTACACCCCGCGCGTGGCGCGTGTGGTGCGCGCCACCACGCTGGTGCTGCGCGAGCTGCTGTTTGTGGACGCGGCCCGCGCCCTGGGCGTGCGCACGCACCTCATCCTGTGGCGCCATATCCTGCCCAACCTCATGTCGCCCATCCTGGTGCAGGTGACCTTCATCTTTGCCTACGCCATCCTGGCCGAAGCGGGCCTGTCCTTCCTCGGCGTGGGCGTGCCGCCTGATATCCCCACCTGGGGCACCATGATCGCGGGCAGCCTGGACTATGCCGACAAGGCCTTCTGGACCATTTTTGCCCCCGGCGTGGCCATCGTGCTCACGGCCCTGTCGCTGCAAATGCTGGGCGACGGCGTGCGCGACCTGCTCGACCCCAAACTGAAGAAGACCGTATGA
- a CDS encoding ABC transporter ATP-binding protein: MNAVLNTPQPMAPTDTAAPLLEIAHLRKHFGSGPHPVRAVDDVSFTIRRGETLGLVGESGSGKSTIGRLLTRLVDPTSGQMRYHGGAAPQDLAQLSQSQYRPLRSQIQIIFQDPYASLNPRMRIRDVLAEALDTHGLAKGAARLPRIHQLLEQVGLRPEHAERFPHEFSGGQRQRIGIARALAVEPQFIVADEPLSALDVSIQAQVVNLLGELKEQLGLTLLFISHDLDVVEYLCDRVVVLYLGRVMEIAPTEALYAQPQHPYTQALLAAAPIPDPAQRRSIALLQGDLPSPANPPSGCVFRTRCPQAEARCASADMQLREVAPGHLHACWKTAPSHPAP, encoded by the coding sequence ATGAACGCCGTCCTGAACACCCCACAGCCCATGGCACCGACCGACACCGCCGCACCGCTTTTGGAAATTGCCCACCTGCGCAAACACTTTGGCAGCGGCCCGCACCCCGTGCGCGCGGTGGACGATGTGAGCTTCACCATCCGCCGGGGCGAGACCCTGGGCCTGGTGGGCGAATCGGGCTCGGGCAAGAGCACCATTGGCCGCCTGCTCACGCGCCTGGTGGACCCGACCAGCGGGCAGATGCGCTACCACGGCGGCGCCGCACCGCAAGACCTGGCTCAGCTCTCGCAGTCGCAATACCGGCCGCTGCGCTCGCAGATCCAGATCATTTTTCAGGACCCCTACGCCAGCCTGAACCCGCGCATGCGCATCCGCGATGTGCTGGCCGAGGCGCTGGATACGCACGGCTTGGCCAAGGGCGCCGCGCGCCTGCCGCGCATCCACCAGCTGCTGGAGCAGGTGGGCCTCAGGCCCGAGCATGCCGAGCGTTTTCCGCACGAGTTTTCGGGCGGGCAGCGCCAGCGCATCGGCATTGCCCGCGCGCTGGCGGTGGAGCCCCAGTTCATCGTGGCCGACGAGCCGCTGTCGGCGCTGGATGTGTCCATCCAGGCACAGGTGGTGAACCTGCTGGGCGAACTGAAGGAGCAGCTGGGCCTCACGCTGCTGTTCATCTCGCACGACCTGGATGTGGTGGAGTACCTGTGCGACCGCGTAGTGGTGCTGTACCTGGGCCGGGTGATGGAGATCGCCCCCACCGAGGCGCTGTACGCCCAGCCCCAGCACCCCTACACCCAGGCCCTGCTGGCCGCAGCACCCATCCCCGACCCCGCCCAGCGCCGCAGCATTGCGCTGCTGCAAGGCGACCTGCCCAGCCCGGCCAACCCGCCCTCGGGCTGCGTGTTCCGCACCCGCTGCCCCCAGGCCGAGGCGCGCTGCGCCAGCGCCGACATGCAGCTGCGCGAAGTGGCCCCCGGCCACCTGCACGCCTGCTGGAAAACCGCACCCTCTCACCCCGCACCATGA
- a CDS encoding RidA family protein codes for MPVETLGQAPLASDRLARPLSPATRAGDFVFVSGQVPTDDQGQVVVGGIEAQTRQVFQRVKDALALADCTLADVAKVSVWLADARDFGSFNRVYMECFGDHRPARSTVESRLMIDAKVEIDVTAYKPRG; via the coding sequence ATGCCAGTAGAAACCCTCGGCCAAGCGCCGCTCGCGTCCGATCGCCTCGCACGCCCCCTCTCGCCCGCCACCCGCGCAGGCGACTTCGTTTTTGTCTCGGGCCAGGTGCCCACCGACGACCAGGGCCAGGTCGTTGTTGGTGGCATCGAGGCGCAGACGCGCCAGGTGTTCCAACGCGTCAAGGACGCCCTGGCCCTGGCCGACTGCACCCTGGCCGATGTGGCCAAGGTCAGCGTCTGGCTGGCCGATGCGCGGGACTTTGGCAGCTTCAACCGCGTGTACATGGAGTGTTTTGGCGACCACCGCCCCGCACGCTCCACGGTCGAATCGCGCCTGATGATCGACGCCAAGGTCGAGATCGACGTGACGGCCTACAAGCCGCGCGGCTGA
- a CDS encoding ABC transporter permease — protein MMRFLLKRLGGAVVVLALVAVLVFCLTRLASGDPVALLLGDQATAADIAQARAQYGLDKPLPVQFGLWVGELLQGNLGQSLFLQRPVAQALLERAEPTLFLALFAVGIAALVGVPCGMAAAVWRGSATDQAVSGVAMLGASVPSFWLGLILIQLFAVKLGWFPASGYGDPTATLGERLQHLMLPALVLGLLNSALIIRFTRASMLDILGEDYVRTARAKGLPEGTIMVKHVLRNALVPIVTVLGLTMALMIGGTVVTETVFNLPGVGNLVVRAVLRRDYPVIQGTLLVIAAIYVFINLAIDFLYTLVDPRIRLEAP, from the coding sequence ATGATGCGATTTCTGTTGAAGCGCCTGGGCGGCGCCGTGGTGGTGCTGGCCCTGGTGGCGGTGCTGGTGTTCTGCCTCACGCGGCTGGCCTCTGGGGACCCCGTGGCGCTGCTGCTGGGCGACCAGGCCACCGCCGCCGACATTGCCCAGGCCCGCGCGCAGTATGGGCTGGACAAACCCCTGCCCGTGCAGTTTGGGCTGTGGGTGGGCGAGCTGCTGCAGGGCAACCTGGGGCAGTCGCTGTTCCTGCAGCGCCCCGTGGCCCAGGCCCTGCTGGAGCGGGCGGAGCCCACGTTGTTCCTCGCGCTGTTTGCCGTGGGCATTGCGGCGCTGGTGGGCGTGCCCTGCGGCATGGCCGCCGCTGTCTGGCGCGGCAGCGCCACCGACCAGGCCGTGAGCGGCGTGGCCATGCTGGGCGCCAGCGTGCCCAGCTTCTGGCTGGGCCTCATCCTCATCCAGCTGTTTGCGGTCAAGCTGGGGTGGTTTCCGGCCTCGGGCTACGGCGACCCCACGGCCACGCTGGGCGAGCGATTGCAGCACCTGATGCTGCCCGCGCTGGTGCTGGGCCTGCTCAACTCGGCGCTCATCATCCGCTTCACGCGCGCCTCCATGCTCGACATCCTGGGCGAGGACTACGTGCGCACCGCCCGCGCCAAGGGCCTGCCCGAGGGCACCATCATGGTCAAGCATGTGCTGCGCAACGCGCTGGTGCCCATCGTCACTGTGCTGGGGCTAACCATGGCGCTGATGATTGGCGGCACCGTGGTGACCGAGACCGTCTTCAACCTGCCCGGCGTGGGCAACCTGGTGGTGCGGGCCGTGCTGCGGCGCGACTACCCCGTGATCCAGGGCACGCTGCTGGTGATTGCCGCCATCTACGTCTTCATCAACCTGGCCATCGACTTTCTCTACACGCTGGTGGACCCCCGTATCCGCCTGGAAGCCCCATGA